The following coding sequences are from one Indioceanicola profundi window:
- a CDS encoding MucR family transcriptional regulator, with product MDPVTTLTAKIAASYLESNRLALTDLPILLQTVHKALKSIVAPPAPEPEAAVPAVSIKKSVTPDHIICLEDGKKLKMLKRYLRTAYDMSPEEYRAKWGLPPDYPMVAPNYSMARSTMARSIGLGSRGRRAAADAQPAPEPVEEVSAKPRRGRRKAG from the coding sequence ATGGACCCAGTCACTACCCTCACGGCCAAGATCGCCGCGTCGTATCTCGAGAGCAATCGTCTTGCCCTGACGGATCTGCCAATCCTGCTACAGACCGTCCACAAAGCCTTGAAGAGCATCGTTGCCCCACCGGCGCCGGAGCCGGAAGCGGCCGTTCCGGCCGTTTCGATCAAGAAGTCGGTGACACCGGATCACATCATCTGCCTGGAGGACGGCAAGAAGCTGAAGATGCTGAAGCGGTATCTCAGGACGGCGTATGACATGAGCCCGGAAGAATACCGGGCCAAGTGGGGACTGCCGCCGGACTATCCGATGGTGGCCCCGAACTATTCCATGGCCCGCAGCACCATGGCGCGCAGCATCGGTCTGGGAAGCCGCGGCCGGAGAGCGGCAGCTGATGCGCAGCCAGCGCCGGAGCCGGTGGAAGAGGTATCAGCCAAACCACGCCGCGGCCGCCGCAAGGCTGGCTGA
- a CDS encoding HupE/UreJ family protein, whose translation MAALLMLAFSGLDAQAHSVTEGDKGYIQEIYGINLIPFAYLGAKHMVTGYDHLLFLFGVIFFLYRLKDIGIYVSLFALGHSTTMLLGVLFDTNVSSYLIDAIIGLSVVYKALDNLGAYQRWFGFQPNTKAATLIFGLFHGIGLATKIREFDIAPDGLIPNLLAFNVGVEIGQLLALAGILILMGFWRRTAGFWRHAYTANVAMMTAGFVLIGYQLTGWVVAA comes from the coding sequence ATGGCCGCCCTCCTGATGCTCGCATTCAGCGGCCTCGACGCACAGGCCCACAGTGTCACTGAGGGCGACAAGGGCTATATCCAGGAAATCTACGGCATCAATCTCATCCCCTTCGCCTATCTCGGCGCGAAGCACATGGTGACCGGCTACGATCACCTGCTGTTCCTGTTCGGGGTGATCTTCTTCCTTTACCGCCTGAAGGACATCGGCATCTATGTCAGCCTGTTCGCCTTGGGCCATTCGACCACCATGCTGTTGGGCGTGCTGTTCGACACCAATGTCAGCTCCTATTTGATTGATGCCATCATCGGGCTGTCGGTGGTCTACAAGGCGCTGGACAATCTGGGCGCCTATCAGCGCTGGTTCGGGTTCCAGCCGAACACCAAGGCCGCGACCCTGATCTTCGGCCTGTTTCATGGCATCGGGCTTGCAACCAAGATCCGTGAATTCGACATCGCCCCGGACGGGCTGATCCCGAATCTGCTCGCCTTCAATGTCGGCGTTGAAATCGGCCAGTTACTGGCGCTCGCCGGCATTCTGATCCTGATGGGCTTCTGGCGCCGGACGGCAGGATTTTGGCGCCACGCCTATACCGCCAATGTCGCAATGATGACGGCCGGGTTCGTCCTGATCGGATACCAGCTTACCGGCTGGGTCGTCGCCGCCTGA
- a CDS encoding DUF4198 domain-containing protein has product MKTLTKAILAGTVVAGLVAPTLAQAHGIWFAERARQLALIYGVGADDLDTVRRLPLVETVAGYGPDWQPVKTELRAAGPIVVVDREQPTIAVSAVMNNGVWSKTADGQWHKKGRDEVPEAVLSERTLKYAVHLTAPLNGPMPVLPDQTLQVVPVEGKLPEQMGTPVTLRVLFQGKPVAGALVHHDFVNDPDQERLKTDADGTVTLKVRNQGLNVIGATYVGPSDDKAKYDKIEYFATLSFVLPHLPE; this is encoded by the coding sequence ATGAAGACGCTGACAAAAGCCATTCTCGCGGGAACAGTTGTGGCTGGGCTGGTCGCTCCCACCCTGGCGCAGGCGCATGGCATCTGGTTTGCCGAGCGCGCCCGGCAGCTTGCGCTGATCTACGGGGTCGGCGCGGACGATCTGGACACGGTCCGGCGTCTGCCCCTGGTCGAAACCGTTGCGGGCTACGGCCCCGACTGGCAACCCGTCAAAACCGAGTTGCGGGCAGCGGGCCCGATCGTGGTGGTGGACCGGGAACAGCCGACGATCGCCGTTTCAGCGGTGATGAACAACGGTGTCTGGAGCAAGACCGCCGATGGCCAGTGGCATAAGAAGGGCCGCGACGAGGTGCCAGAGGCCGTCCTGAGCGAACGGACCCTGAAATATGCGGTGCATCTCACCGCCCCGCTGAACGGCCCCATGCCGGTGCTGCCGGATCAGACGCTGCAAGTGGTTCCGGTCGAGGGCAAGCTGCCGGAGCAGATGGGCACGCCCGTCACGCTGCGCGTCCTGTTCCAGGGAAAGCCGGTCGCCGGCGCGCTGGTCCACCATGACTTCGTCAACGACCCAGACCAGGAACGGCTGAAAACCGATGCGGACGGCACGGTCACGCTGAAGGTGCGGAACCAGGGGCTGAACGTGATCGGCGCCACCTATGTCGGCCCGTCCGACGACAAGGCGAAGTACGACAAGATCGAGTATTTCGCGACGCTGTCCTTCGTGCTGCCGCACCTGCCGGAGTGA
- a CDS encoding TolC family protein: MRAHFAAALAIGIAWAPAVGAQQPPTAAQFPLPSSSILTPEAAIARALDVAPRAAAAAARLDAAAGNLDQAGALPNPEFGVEVENFEGSGPFSGFDRVETTYGLSQTIELGGKRSARVDAARAARLAARHDLAAAQLDLARDVRAAFTEAVAAQQDVGLAAERVRLAQEVERSIQARVEAGRETTVQASRAEIARRQAEIALEQARRRAAAGQQVLSSLIGLEPSILVLDDSWFTRLNAPALTAESPPVETPDLLRREADVLRGRAELEVERSRAVPDVTVSAGVRQFHETDDNAFLVGVSIPIPVFDRNRGAIARARAEVVAAEAELAAERLDLSRRVTAARANLDAARDTASALQAQIIPVAEQAYRAAQEGYQQGKFSYLEVLDAQRTLFDARRDLINALQGFHNARADLERLLATTPNGER; this comes from the coding sequence ATGCGCGCGCATTTTGCAGCCGCCCTGGCGATCGGAATCGCCTGGGCGCCAGCCGTCGGGGCTCAGCAGCCGCCGACCGCTGCACAGTTCCCTCTGCCCTCATCTTCCATTCTCACCCCGGAAGCCGCGATCGCCCGCGCACTGGATGTTGCCCCGCGTGCCGCGGCGGCAGCAGCCCGGCTCGATGCGGCTGCGGGAAACCTTGATCAGGCCGGAGCTCTTCCGAACCCGGAGTTCGGTGTCGAGGTGGAGAATTTCGAAGGCTCCGGGCCGTTCTCCGGCTTTGACCGTGTCGAGACCACCTACGGCCTGTCCCAAACCATTGAACTCGGCGGCAAGCGCAGCGCCCGCGTGGATGCTGCCCGTGCCGCGCGCTTGGCCGCCCGGCATGACCTCGCCGCGGCTCAGCTGGACCTCGCCCGCGACGTTCGGGCCGCCTTCACCGAAGCCGTCGCTGCCCAACAGGACGTCGGCCTCGCCGCGGAGCGCGTCCGCCTGGCGCAGGAGGTCGAACGATCGATCCAGGCCCGAGTCGAGGCCGGACGCGAGACAACCGTGCAGGCGAGCCGGGCCGAGATCGCGCGCCGCCAAGCCGAGATCGCCCTGGAGCAGGCCCGCCGCCGTGCTGCCGCCGGACAGCAGGTCCTCAGCAGCCTGATCGGGCTGGAACCGTCCATCCTGGTGCTGGACGACAGTTGGTTCACGCGCCTGAATGCTCCGGCACTGACTGCAGAGTCTCCCCCTGTTGAGACTCCCGATCTGCTGCGCCGGGAGGCGGATGTCCTGCGCGGCCGGGCGGAACTGGAGGTGGAGCGCAGCCGCGCCGTCCCGGATGTCACCGTGTCCGCGGGCGTGCGCCAGTTCCATGAGACCGACGACAATGCTTTCCTGGTCGGCGTCAGCATCCCCATCCCGGTGTTCGACCGGAACCGGGGCGCTATTGCCCGGGCACGGGCCGAGGTCGTGGCCGCGGAAGCCGAGCTCGCGGCCGAACGGCTGGACTTGAGCCGCCGGGTCACGGCTGCCCGGGCCAATCTGGATGCAGCCCGCGACACGGCCTCCGCCCTCCAGGCGCAGATCATTCCTGTGGCCGAGCAGGCGTATCGTGCGGCGCAGGAAGGCTACCAGCAGGGCAAATTCTCCTACCTGGAGGTCCTGGATGCGCAGCGCACGCTGTTCGATGCGCGCCGCGACCTGATCAACGCCCTCCAGGGCTTCCACAACGCGCGCGCCGACCTCGAGCGGCTGCTGGCGACCACCCCAAACGGGGAGAGGTGA
- a CDS encoding efflux RND transporter permease subunit — translation MIERILTFAVQRRFLIILLVAVAAAFGAQSLLRLPIDAVPDITNNQIQITTLAPALSPFEIEQQVTYPVETALAGIAGLDSTRSISVNGLSQVTAIFDEEVDIYFARQQVGERITQAKDLLPPGLTPTMGPISTGLGEVYMWTVEFAPFVPEEAQAGEPGWQPDGSYQTPEGELLASEADQATYLRTVQDWIVSPQMKGVDGVAGIDTIGGYVKQYHVLPDPARLVAYGLTFADLTQALERANQSLGAGQLERNGELFIVRSDGRISTAAEIANVVVATRSGVPVRLADVAAVQPGQEIRTGSASENGREVVVGTALMLIGENSRTVAAAVDAKLQDIRSSLPPDIVAKTVLDRTDLVNATIKTVAKNLTEGALLVIAVLFLLLGNARAALITAAVIPITMLLTATGMLEAGVSANLMSLGALDFGLIVDGAVIIAENCLRRLGERQHDLGRVLTLRERLHEVTVAAKEMIQPSVYGQAIIIVVYLPLLTFTGVEGKMFEPMAQTVIIALVCAFILSLTLVPALIAIFVSGRVEEKENAAIRQAGRAYRPLLDRALKAPLRVAAIAAVLFGGSLLLFTQLGQEFIPQLDEGDVALNSFRIPSTNLPQATGQQMEIETAVAAFPEVAYAFSKTGTAEIGTDVMPPGISHMFVMLKPRDQWPDPDLSKADLIQRLEAAVGELPGQVYEVSQPIQLRFNELLAGVRGDVAIKVFGDDFETLLTTANEISSVVQGVEGAADVRVEQVSGASFMNVEVDRARAARFGLSVADVQEVVAMAVGGREAGLVYQGDRRFEIVARLPESLRNDPTALESLPIPLPPVIVDGQGAGAVRTVPLGEVASFTVTEGPNQISRENGKRRIVVQANVRGRDIGSFVEEAQARIAAEVTVPPGYWVDWGGQFENLIAARERLMIVVPACFALIFLLLYSALGSARDAVLVFSGVPLALTGGILALWLRGMPFSISAAVGMIALSGIAVLNGLVMLSYIRQLRIQGMALEDAVRVGAQTRLRPVLMTALVASLGFVPMALSTSVGAEVQRPIATVVIGGLITATLLTLFVLPALYRRFAKPVAVEEDLPEQAAPVGHAAE, via the coding sequence ATGATCGAACGCATCCTCACCTTTGCCGTCCAGCGGCGCTTCCTTATCATACTGCTGGTGGCGGTGGCAGCGGCGTTCGGGGCGCAGTCGCTGCTGCGTCTACCGATCGACGCCGTGCCCGACATCACCAACAACCAGATCCAGATCACCACGCTGGCCCCTGCGCTTTCACCCTTCGAGATCGAGCAGCAGGTGACGTACCCGGTGGAAACGGCGCTCGCCGGGATTGCCGGGCTGGACAGCACCCGCTCCATTTCGGTTAACGGGCTGTCGCAGGTCACCGCGATCTTCGACGAAGAGGTGGACATCTACTTCGCCCGCCAGCAGGTGGGCGAGCGCATCACGCAGGCAAAAGACCTGCTTCCGCCCGGGCTGACGCCCACCATGGGCCCGATCTCCACCGGGCTTGGCGAAGTCTATATGTGGACCGTGGAGTTCGCGCCCTTTGTCCCGGAAGAAGCGCAGGCCGGGGAGCCGGGCTGGCAGCCGGATGGCTCCTACCAGACGCCAGAGGGCGAACTCCTGGCCAGCGAGGCCGACCAGGCGACATATCTGCGCACGGTCCAGGACTGGATCGTCTCGCCCCAGATGAAGGGGGTCGACGGTGTTGCGGGCATCGACACCATCGGCGGTTATGTGAAGCAGTACCATGTCCTTCCGGACCCGGCCCGGCTGGTCGCCTACGGCCTTACCTTTGCCGATCTGACCCAGGCGCTGGAACGGGCGAACCAGAGTCTGGGGGCCGGTCAGCTTGAGCGCAATGGCGAGCTCTTCATTGTCCGCTCCGACGGCCGCATCTCGACAGCGGCCGAGATCGCCAACGTGGTGGTCGCCACGCGGAGCGGCGTTCCGGTGCGCCTGGCCGATGTGGCGGCTGTCCAGCCCGGTCAGGAAATCCGAACCGGCAGCGCCAGCGAGAACGGCCGGGAGGTGGTGGTCGGCACCGCCCTGATGCTGATCGGGGAGAACAGCCGCACGGTTGCCGCCGCGGTGGACGCCAAGCTCCAGGACATCCGGAGTTCCCTTCCGCCGGACATCGTGGCGAAGACGGTGCTGGACCGCACGGACCTGGTGAACGCGACGATCAAGACCGTGGCGAAGAACCTGACCGAAGGCGCCCTGCTGGTGATCGCCGTGCTGTTCCTGCTGCTCGGCAATGCCCGTGCAGCCCTGATCACGGCGGCCGTCATTCCCATCACCATGCTGCTGACCGCGACGGGCATGCTCGAGGCGGGCGTCAGCGCCAACCTGATGAGCTTAGGAGCTCTCGACTTCGGCCTGATCGTGGATGGCGCCGTGATCATCGCGGAGAACTGTCTCCGCCGTCTCGGTGAGCGCCAGCACGATCTCGGCCGTGTGCTGACCCTGCGGGAGCGCTTGCACGAGGTCACCGTCGCGGCCAAGGAGATGATCCAGCCCTCTGTCTACGGGCAGGCGATCATCATCGTGGTCTATCTGCCGCTCCTCACCTTCACAGGGGTGGAGGGCAAGATGTTCGAGCCCATGGCGCAGACCGTGATCATCGCCCTGGTCTGCGCGTTCATCCTGTCCCTGACCCTGGTTCCGGCCCTGATCGCCATCTTCGTCAGTGGCCGGGTCGAGGAGAAGGAGAATGCCGCGATCCGCCAAGCAGGGCGGGCCTACCGGCCCCTGCTCGATCGGGCGCTCAAGGCGCCGCTTCGGGTCGCTGCCATCGCCGCCGTTTTATTCGGCGGTAGCCTGCTGCTCTTCACCCAGCTGGGCCAGGAGTTCATCCCCCAGCTGGACGAAGGCGATGTGGCCCTGAATTCCTTCCGCATCCCCTCCACCAACCTGCCCCAGGCCACGGGCCAGCAGATGGAGATCGAGACGGCAGTCGCCGCCTTCCCGGAGGTGGCCTACGCCTTCTCGAAAACCGGGACGGCCGAGATCGGCACGGACGTGATGCCGCCCGGCATCTCGCACATGTTCGTGATGCTGAAGCCCCGCGACCAGTGGCCGGACCCGGACCTCTCGAAGGCGGACCTGATCCAGCGCCTGGAGGCCGCCGTGGGCGAACTGCCAGGCCAGGTCTACGAGGTCAGCCAGCCCATCCAGCTGCGCTTCAACGAGCTCCTGGCGGGCGTGCGCGGCGATGTCGCCATCAAGGTGTTCGGCGATGATTTCGAAACCCTGCTGACCACGGCCAATGAGATCTCAAGCGTTGTCCAGGGCGTCGAGGGCGCTGCCGACGTGCGCGTCGAGCAGGTCTCGGGCGCCTCCTTCATGAATGTCGAGGTGGACCGGGCCCGGGCCGCACGCTTCGGGCTCAGCGTGGCTGACGTTCAGGAGGTGGTCGCCATGGCGGTCGGCGGCCGCGAGGCAGGCCTGGTCTATCAGGGCGACCGGCGTTTCGAGATTGTGGCCAGGCTGCCGGAGAGCCTCCGCAACGATCCTACCGCGCTTGAATCTCTGCCCATCCCACTTCCGCCGGTTATCGTCGACGGCCAGGGAGCAGGGGCTGTCCGCACCGTGCCGCTGGGCGAGGTGGCGAGCTTCACCGTTACGGAAGGCCCGAACCAGATCAGCCGGGAGAACGGCAAGCGCCGCATCGTCGTCCAGGCCAATGTCCGCGGCCGGGATATCGGCTCCTTCGTGGAGGAGGCGCAGGCCCGCATCGCGGCCGAGGTTACGGTGCCGCCCGGCTACTGGGTGGATTGGGGCGGGCAGTTCGAGAACCTGATCGCGGCCCGCGAGCGGCTGATGATTGTGGTCCCGGCCTGCTTCGCTCTGATCTTCCTGCTGCTCTACAGCGCCCTCGGCTCGGCCCGGGATGCCGTGCTGGTGTTCAGCGGCGTGCCGTTGGCGCTGACCGGCGGCATCCTGGCGCTGTGGCTCAGGGGCATGCCGTTCTCCATCTCCGCCGCTGTCGGCATGATTGCGCTCTCTGGCATCGCTGTGCTGAACGGGCTGGTGATGCTCTCCTACATCCGCCAACTCCGCATCCAGGGCATGGCTCTGGAAGACGCCGTGCGCGTGGGCGCGCAGACCCGTCTGCGCCCGGTGCTGATGACGGCCCTGGTGGCGAGTCTAGGCTTTGTCCCCATGGCGCTGTCCACCAGCGTTGGGGCCGAGGTCCAGCGGCCGATCGCCACCGTGGTCATCGGCGGGCTGATCACGGCCACGCTGCTGACCCTGTTCGTGCTTCCGGCCCTGTACCGCCGCTTCGCCAAACCCGTGGCCGTCGAGGAGGACCTGCCCGAACAGGCGGCTCCCGTGGGACACGCCGCGGAATAG
- a CDS encoding efflux RND transporter periplasmic adaptor subunit — MKKIVIGVSVLALMAAGIGYWSLNQGSSPIPTASTQEAPAAGDNHEHGEEDEHAHEEGGANDSHGSAGEDAHGHGDEHGHEDAHGHEDEEGAIHLTEAQIGRSNIKVVEAGPSEVSTEVQVMGTIVPDADRMAHVTTRVPGVVAEVLKRLGDQVAAGDVLAVLDSRDLAEAKADYLAALRQEALASTTLKREEDLRRKKVSAEQDYLDASTAAETSRIALDVARQRLATLGLTDAELEALPKQDPRAMSRLEVRAPMSGRVTERNAVRGELVSAEKEIFTVADLSTVWVNLPVYASDIPQVREGQVVTVKGPAGQTAQGKVIFTGPTIDPQTGAARVVASLENPDGTWRPGDFVSGAIASGGEPADVAVPASALQTLNGEIVVFVRNEEGFETRVVEVGRRSSSTAEIVFGLFPGDPVASGNTFLLKAEASRGAAEHSHSH; from the coding sequence ATGAAGAAGATTGTGATCGGCGTGTCCGTGCTGGCCCTGATGGCCGCCGGAATCGGCTATTGGAGCCTCAACCAGGGCAGCAGCCCCATTCCCACTGCGTCCACCCAAGAGGCCCCTGCAGCTGGCGACAACCATGAGCATGGCGAGGAGGATGAACACGCTCATGAGGAGGGCGGGGCCAACGATAGCCATGGCAGCGCAGGCGAGGATGCTCATGGCCACGGTGACGAGCACGGCCACGAGGACGCGCACGGCCATGAGGATGAGGAAGGCGCCATCCACCTGACCGAGGCCCAGATTGGCCGCTCCAACATCAAGGTCGTCGAGGCTGGACCAAGCGAGGTCTCGACGGAGGTCCAGGTCATGGGCACCATTGTGCCCGATGCCGACCGGATGGCCCATGTCACGACCCGCGTTCCGGGCGTCGTCGCGGAGGTGCTGAAGCGCCTGGGCGACCAGGTCGCCGCCGGAGACGTGCTGGCCGTGCTGGACAGCCGCGACCTGGCCGAGGCCAAGGCCGACTACCTGGCGGCCTTGCGCCAGGAAGCGCTCGCCAGCACCACGCTGAAGCGCGAAGAGGACCTCCGGCGCAAGAAAGTCTCGGCCGAGCAGGACTATCTCGACGCCAGCACGGCGGCGGAGACCAGCCGGATCGCCCTGGATGTGGCCCGCCAGCGTCTGGCCACCTTGGGCCTGACCGACGCTGAACTCGAGGCTCTGCCCAAGCAGGACCCGCGGGCCATGAGCCGCCTGGAGGTCCGCGCCCCGATGAGTGGGCGGGTCACGGAACGGAACGCCGTGCGGGGCGAACTGGTCTCGGCGGAGAAGGAGATTTTCACCGTCGCCGATCTCTCCACCGTCTGGGTGAACCTGCCCGTCTATGCCAGCGACATACCGCAGGTCCGTGAAGGCCAGGTGGTCACCGTCAAGGGGCCTGCGGGACAGACGGCCCAAGGAAAGGTGATCTTCACTGGCCCCACCATCGACCCGCAGACCGGGGCAGCCCGCGTCGTCGCCAGCCTGGAGAACCCGGATGGCACATGGCGCCCCGGCGACTTCGTGTCTGGGGCGATCGCCAGCGGCGGTGAACCGGCGGACGTCGCGGTGCCCGCCTCGGCACTCCAGACCCTGAACGGGGAAATCGTGGTGTTCGTCCGGAATGAGGAAGGCTTCGAGACCCGTGTCGTCGAGGTCGGCCGCCGCAGCAGCAGCACGGCGGAGATCGTCTTCGGGCTCTTCCCCGGCGATCCGGTGGCCAGCGGCAACACCTTCCTGCTCAAGGCCGAAGCCTCGCGGGGTGCCGCCGAGCACTCCCATTCGCATTGA